A window from Mastomys coucha isolate ucsf_1 unplaced genomic scaffold, UCSF_Mcou_1 pScaffold2, whole genome shotgun sequence encodes these proteins:
- the LOC116097708 gene encoding trace amine-associated receptor 6: protein MGSNSSPPTVLQLCYENVNGSCVKTPYSPGPRVILYAVFGIGAVLAVFGNLLVMISILHFKQLHSPTNFLIASLACADFWVGVSVMPFSMVRSIESCWYFGRSFCTFHTCCDVAFCYSSLFHLSFISIDRYIAVTDPLVYPTKFTVSVSGICISISWILPLVYSGAVFYTGVYDDGLEELSSALNCVGGCQVVVNQNWVLIDFLSFLIPTLVMIILYGNIFLVARQQAKKIENIGSKTESSSESYKARVARRERKAAKTLGITVVAFMISWLPYSIDSLIDTFMGFITPAYIYEICVWCAYYNSAMNPLIYALFYPWFKKAIKVIMSGQVFKNSSATMNLFSEQI, encoded by the coding sequence ATGGGGAGTAACTCGTCTCCTCCCACAGTCCTGCAGCTCTGCTATGAGAATGTGAATGGGTCGTGTGTGAAAACCCCCTACTCTCCTGGGCCCCGGGTCATCCTGTATGCAGTCTTTGGCATTGGGGCTGTGCTGGCAGTGTTTGGAAACCTCCTGGTGATGATATCCATCCTCCATTTCAAGCAGCTACACTCTCCCACCAATTTCCTCATTGCGTCCTTGGCCTGCGCTGACTTCTGGGTGGGAGTCTCCGTGATGCCCTTCAGCATGGTCAGGTCCATTGAGAGCTGCTGGTACTTTGGAAGAAGCTTCTGCACTTTCCACACCTGCTGCGATGTGGCATTCTGCTattcttctctcttccacctgAGCTTCATCTCCATTGACAGGTACATCGCAGTCACGGACCCTCTGGTCTATCCCACCAAGTTCACCGTGTCTGTGTCGGGAATTTGCATCAGCATCTCCTGGATCCTTCCCCTGGTGTACAGCGGTGCTGTATTCTACACAGGGGTTTATGATGATGGCCTGGAGGAATTATCCAGTGCCCTCAACTGCGTAGGGGGCTGTCAGGTAGTTGTGAATCAGAACTGGGTGCTGatagattttctttccttcttaataCCTACCCTTGTTATGATAATTCTGTACGGTAATATTTTTCTGGTAGCTAGACAACAggctaaaaaaatagaaaatattggtAGCAAAACAGAATCATCCTCTGAAAGTTACAAAGCCAGAGtggcaagaagagaaagaaaagcagccaaAACCCTGGGAATCACTGTGGTAGCATTCATGATCTCATGGTTGCCCTACAGTATTGATTCATTAATTGATACTTTTATGGGATTCATCACCCCTGCCTACATTTATGAAATTTGTGTTTGGTGTGCTTACTACAACTCAGCCATGAACCCTCTGATCTATGCTTTATTTTATCCGTGGTTTAAGAAAGCTATTAAGGTTATTATGAGTGGCCAGGTATTCAAGAACAGCTCAGCCACTATGAACTTGTTCTCTGAGCAAATATAA
- the LOC116097709 gene encoding trace amine-associated receptor 7b, producing MATADDSVSWDQDSILSRDLLSATSVELCYENLNRSCVRSPYSPGPRLILYAVFGFGAVLAVCGNLLVMTSILHFRQLHSPANFLMASLACADFLVGMTVMPFSMVRSVEGCWYFGDSYCKLHTCFDVSFCYCSIFHLCFISVDRYIAVSDPLIYPTRFTASVSGKCTTFSWLLSIIYSFSLLYTGANEAGLEDLVSALTCVGGCQLAVNQSWVFINFLLFLIPTLVMITVYSKIFLIAKQQAQNIEKMSKQTARASDSYKDRVAKRERKAAKTLGIAVAAFLLSWLPYFIDSIIDAFLGFITPTYVYEILVWIAYYNSAMNPLIYAFFYPWFRKAIKLIVSGKILRENSSTTNLFPE from the coding sequence ATGGCTACAGCTGATGACAGTGTTTCCTGGGACCAAGACAGCATCCTGAGCAGAGATCTGCTCTCTGCCACATCTGTGGAGCTGTGCTATGAGAACCTGAACAGATCCTGTGTCAGGAGCCCATACTCTCCAGGCCCTCGCCTCATCCTCTATGCAGTCTTTGGCTTTGGGGCTGTGTTGGCTGTGTGTGGAAACCTCCTGGTGATGACATCAATTCTCCATTTCAGGCAGCTGCACTCTCCTGCCAACTTTCTGATGGCCTCCCTGGCCTGTGCTGACTTCTTGGTGGGGATGACTGTGATGCCATTTAGCATGGTGAGGTCTGTGGAAGGCTGCTGGTACTTTGGGGACAGTTACTGTAAATTACAcacttgttttgatgtatctttcTGTTATTGTTCTATCTTCCACTTGTGCTTCATCTCTGTCGATAGATATATTGCAGTCAGTGACCCCCTGATCTACCCTACCAGGTTCACTGCATCTGTTTCTGGAAAGTGCACTACTTTCTCCTGGCTCCTGTCCATCATCTACAGCTTTTCCCTCCTTTACACAGGGGCCAATGAAGCTGGGCTGGAGGATCTAGTGAGTGCCCTCACCTGTGTGGGTGGCTGCCAACTTGCAGTGAATCAAAGCTGGGTCTTTATCAATTTCCTATTATTTCTTATCCCCACACTTGTGATGATAACTGTCTACTCTAAGATTTTCCTGATTGCAAAGCAGCAGGCTCAGAACATCGAGAAGATGAGCAAGCAGACTGCCAGGGCATCAGACAGCTACAAGGACAGGGTGgccaagagggagaggaaagcagcCAAAACCCTGGGCATCGCAGTGGCTGCCTTCCTCCTTTCATGGCTGCCATACTTCATTGACTCCATCATTGATGCCTTCCTAGGGTTCATCACACCCACGTATGTGTATGAAATCCTAGTTTGGATAGCTTACTATAACTCAGCCATGAACCCTTTGatttatgctttcttttatccttgGTTTCGAAAAGCCATCAAACTCATTGTCTCTGGCAAAATCTTGCGGGAGAATTCCTCAACCACCAACTTGTTTCCTGAATAG